A genomic window from Fibrobacter sp. UWR3 includes:
- a CDS encoding flavodoxin, which yields MAAEKKILVVYYSRADENYTVGNISKGNTEIIAEMIAKKTGGTLLHVEPAKEYPKGYDDCINVAKKELAQDARSAIKPVNVNPEEFDEIYVGYPVWWGEMPMPMFTFFEKYNLKGKTIHPFVTHEGSGLSGVARLKKVTGANVTPGLAIYGHVAQNERDKAQKEVDKWVK from the coding sequence ATGGCAGCAGAAAAGAAAATCCTCGTCGTTTACTATTCCCGTGCCGACGAAAACTACACCGTCGGGAACATTTCCAAGGGCAATACCGAAATCATTGCCGAGATGATTGCGAAAAAGACGGGCGGTACGCTCCTGCATGTGGAACCCGCGAAGGAATATCCCAAGGGCTACGACGACTGCATCAACGTGGCCAAGAAGGAACTTGCGCAGGACGCGCGCTCGGCCATCAAGCCGGTGAACGTGAACCCCGAAGAATTCGACGAAATTTACGTCGGTTACCCGGTGTGGTGGGGCGAAATGCCCATGCCCATGTTCACCTTCTTCGAGAAGTATAACCTGAAGGGCAAGACGATTCACCCGTTCGTGACCCACGAGGGCAGCGGCCTCTCGGGTGTTGCCCGCCTCAAGAAGGTGACCGGCGCGAACGTGACCCCCGGCCTCGCCATCTACGGACACGTGGCTCAGAACGAACGCGACAAGGCCCAGAAAGAAGTCGATAAGTGGGTGAAGTAG